In a genomic window of Sulfurisphaera tokodaii str. 7:
- a CDS encoding cobalt-factor II C(20)-methyltransferase encodes MSELYVIGLGPGDPELITVKGMKILSIADVIFVPYSTGTNRSLSYNIIQAYGKKDAKIVTLGFPMAKEVDEKELERIGRTICEEKGKVSAFITLGDPTLYSTFFRVKKFLSCFDKIELIPGVSSVTSCASKLKLSLALGDDAILIVPSSRISLIQEVKNKVESIVVIKGNENLDKIAEILKEGYELFYARRCYLEGEKIVPWDGTFDRDYFSMLIGVKKVER; translated from the coding sequence ATGAGTGAACTTTATGTTATTGGTTTAGGTCCCGGAGATCCTGAGCTAATAACAGTTAAGGGAATGAAGATTTTATCAATTGCTGATGTTATTTTTGTTCCCTATTCTACTGGAACCAATAGGAGTTTATCTTACAATATTATTCAAGCTTATGGGAAAAAAGACGCTAAAATAGTAACGCTAGGATTTCCAATGGCTAAAGAGGTAGACGAAAAAGAGCTTGAAAGAATTGGGAGAACAATTTGTGAAGAGAAAGGTAAAGTTTCAGCCTTTATTACTTTAGGTGATCCTACACTATATTCCACGTTTTTCAGAGTGAAAAAATTCCTTTCTTGTTTTGATAAAATAGAATTAATTCCCGGTGTTAGTTCCGTTACTTCGTGTGCTTCTAAACTTAAACTCTCTTTAGCTTTAGGTGATGATGCTATCTTAATAGTACCTTCAAGTAGAATTTCTCTCATACAAGAAGTAAAAAATAAGGTGGAAAGTATCGTAGTGATTAAAGGAAATGAGAACCTTGATAAAATAGCAGAGATTTTGAAGGAAGGGTATGAGCTTTTTTATGCGAGAAGGTGTTATTTAGAAGGGGAGAAAATTGTTCCCTGGGATGGTACTTTTGATAGAGACTATTTCTCAATGTTAATAGGGGTGAAAAAGGTTGAAAGGTAA
- a CDS encoding KaiC domain-containing protein yields the protein MKVLRVRTYIPGFDEILYGGIPERNIVLISGGPGTGKSILGKQFLYNGLVKKDEPGIFVALEEHPVSVIRSFKHFGWDITKYEKEGKFAIVDAFTAGIGSTAQKEKYVVKDVDNVGELSGVLRDAIRNLNAKRVVIDSVSTLYLSKPAMARSIVMQLKRVIAGLGCTAMFISQVSAGERGFGGPGVEHAVDGIVRLDLDEYEGQLYRSVIVWKMRDSKISMVRHPMDITDEGIVIQWDKYLRITNVKAEIQPLPQKEIEEMKKAVEESEEEKESIQEAEIEEE from the coding sequence ATGAAGGTCCTTAGAGTTAGAACATATATACCAGGGTTTGATGAAATCCTTTATGGCGGAATACCAGAGAGAAATATAGTTTTAATTTCTGGAGGTCCAGGTACTGGAAAATCGATCCTAGGTAAACAGTTTCTTTACAACGGGTTAGTAAAGAAAGATGAACCTGGGATATTTGTAGCGTTAGAAGAACATCCAGTTTCCGTAATTAGAAGTTTTAAGCATTTTGGCTGGGATATTACGAAATACGAAAAAGAAGGAAAGTTTGCAATAGTTGACGCATTCACAGCGGGTATTGGTTCAACAGCGCAAAAGGAAAAATATGTTGTTAAAGACGTAGATAATGTTGGAGAATTAAGTGGTGTATTGAGAGACGCTATAAGGAATTTAAACGCAAAGAGGGTTGTTATTGATTCGGTAAGTACACTATATTTAAGTAAGCCAGCAATGGCAAGATCTATTGTAATGCAACTAAAGAGAGTTATTGCTGGATTGGGTTGCACTGCAATGTTTATTAGCCAAGTGTCAGCTGGAGAAAGGGGATTCGGAGGACCTGGTGTTGAGCATGCTGTTGATGGTATCGTTAGACTTGATCTAGATGAGTATGAGGGACAATTGTATAGGTCAGTAATAGTTTGGAAAATGAGAGATAGTAAAATATCAATGGTTAGACATCCAATGGATATCACAGATGAAGGAATCGTAATACAGTGGGATAAATACTTAAGGATAACTAACGTCAAGGCTGAGATACAGCCTCTACCTCAAAAGGAGATTGAAGAAATGAAAAAGGCGGTTGAAGAGTCTGAAGAAGAGAAAGAATCTATACAAGAAGCTGAAATAGAAGAAGAGTAA
- the cbiT gene encoding precorrin-6Y C5,15-methyltransferase (decarboxylating) subunit CbiT produces the protein MRLPGIPDEEFIRVEKIPMTKEEIRVLALSKARLFDGAKFIDIGSGTGSVTVEAGLVVGEKGKVWAIEKDKDAVELTKKNVEKFKLNNVVIIEGEAPEALDHVDSEVDAIFIGGTERLEEILLSSDKKLKNGGRIVIDAILLETVNKALSTLNQMGYKTDVIEVIIAKGMKTSKGYAMISRNPIFIVYGEKP, from the coding sequence ATGAGACTACCCGGAATACCGGATGAGGAATTTATAAGGGTTGAAAAGATACCGATGACAAAGGAGGAAATAAGAGTTTTAGCTCTTTCAAAGGCAAGGCTATTTGATGGTGCTAAATTTATTGACATAGGTAGTGGGACTGGAAGCGTTACTGTTGAGGCTGGCTTAGTAGTCGGGGAAAAAGGTAAGGTTTGGGCTATTGAAAAAGATAAAGATGCTGTAGAACTTACCAAAAAGAATGTGGAAAAATTCAAACTTAATAATGTAGTAATCATTGAGGGAGAAGCTCCTGAAGCTTTGGATCACGTAGATAGTGAAGTTGACGCAATATTTATTGGGGGTACTGAGAGACTTGAGGAAATCCTTCTCTCTAGCGATAAAAAGTTGAAGAACGGTGGAAGAATTGTTATTGATGCTATCCTTTTAGAAACCGTTAATAAGGCTCTATCAACTCTTAATCAAATGGGATATAAGACTGATGTTATAGAAGTCATTATAGCTAAAGGTATGAAGACAAGTAAGGGCTATGCTATGATTTCTCGTAATCCGATCTTTATCGTTTACGGTGAGAAACCATGA
- a CDS encoding precorrin-8X methylmutase, with protein sequence MSNSAIIIITHGSRRNTFVEDMVNLARYIEEKLEVPVFLSHNEYTEPNWRNIVSELLSKGINHIVFALAFLGRGNHVAKDIMGSFGVSEFYKWVKSTYEGKEINVYFTKPLADSNLVKLALFYRVSTAFPQQENEYIEDPEEIEERTMKFIREKVRERFPYMGDREIEIIARAVYASGNLDLADKIYISQDAVDIGIESLKTGISILTDVKMVSAGIRWNKVENYLDKASELAKEMRITRTAAGIRLGLSSPKIVVIGNAPTAVAEVLKIRKEGVEIPLVIATPPGFTNAVEVKEDLIRSGIPCIVLRGTYGGSSIAVSIINELIRMVRSYGG encoded by the coding sequence GTGAGCAATTCAGCTATTATAATAATCACACATGGTTCTAGAAGAAATACCTTTGTAGAGGACATGGTAAATCTAGCAAGATATATAGAAGAAAAACTAGAAGTACCAGTTTTTTTATCACATAATGAATATACCGAACCTAATTGGAGGAATATTGTATCCGAATTACTTTCAAAGGGAATTAATCACATAGTCTTTGCTTTAGCTTTTTTGGGAAGGGGAAATCATGTAGCTAAAGACATTATGGGAAGTTTTGGTGTTAGTGAGTTTTATAAATGGGTTAAGAGTACTTATGAGGGTAAAGAAATTAACGTCTATTTTACAAAGCCTTTAGCGGACTCAAACCTAGTGAAATTAGCACTTTTTTACAGAGTTTCTACAGCGTTTCCTCAACAAGAAAATGAGTACATAGAAGACCCAGAAGAAATTGAAGAAAGAACAATGAAATTTATCAGGGAAAAAGTCAGAGAACGATTTCCATATATGGGTGACAGAGAGATAGAGATAATAGCCAGAGCAGTATATGCGTCTGGTAATCTTGATTTAGCAGATAAAATCTATATTTCGCAAGATGCAGTTGATATTGGAATAGAAAGTTTGAAAACAGGCATTTCAATTTTGACTGATGTAAAGATGGTTTCTGCAGGAATAAGATGGAATAAAGTTGAAAATTACCTAGATAAAGCCTCAGAATTAGCTAAGGAAATGAGAATTACTAGAACCGCGGCCGGTATAAGACTTGGTTTATCTTCTCCAAAGATTGTAGTTATTGGAAACGCTCCAACAGCTGTTGCCGAAGTTTTAAAAATAAGGAAAGAAGGTGTAGAGATACCTTTGGTTATTGCTACTCCACCAGGATTTACAAATGCCGTTGAGGTTAAGGAGGATTTAATAAGATCTGGCATACCATGTATAGTGTTAAGAGGAACTTACGGTGGTAGTAGTATAGCAGTATCAATCATAAATGAGCTAATTAGAATGGTGAGGAGTTATGGCGGGTAA
- the cbiG gene encoding cobalt-precorrin 5A hydrolase, producing the protein MWRGIAIIYASKRDIADKLKEILKEYPVYIFKYSEANFDYIWKCYDAIVFTMALSGAVRTICNYAKSKDVDPAVLVVDDSGKYVIPILGAHWGANDLALLISKLLNAEAIITTASENFGVTSVEEFSRKLFCKILNVKDIVKVTSALVRGEKVCVQGLEKLPDGVTGYVIGDECKYKVVLVEKEPERYEENTVYLKPYKLAIGIGSKIETDPAVIKKGILETLNKLNLSLSRVKVISSIREKVKIVADELGITFRLVTRDEIETFNDECLSPQSEKLKEIGLKGVAEVSALIAGGKEAKLLLRKITYNNEVTIAIAGFE; encoded by the coding sequence TTGTGGAGAGGCATCGCTATCATTTACGCTTCAAAGAGAGATATTGCAGACAAACTTAAGGAGATACTGAAAGAATATCCAGTATATATCTTTAAATATTCTGAGGCTAACTTTGACTATATATGGAAATGTTATGATGCTATAGTTTTTACAATGGCTTTAAGTGGTGCTGTTAGAACTATTTGCAATTATGCTAAAAGTAAAGATGTTGATCCCGCAGTTCTTGTAGTAGACGATTCAGGGAAATATGTTATTCCAATATTAGGAGCTCATTGGGGTGCAAATGATTTAGCTTTATTAATAAGTAAATTGTTGAATGCGGAAGCAATAATAACTACAGCGAGTGAAAATTTTGGAGTAACCAGCGTAGAAGAATTTTCACGTAAACTATTCTGTAAAATACTTAATGTGAAAGATATAGTAAAAGTAACTTCCGCCTTGGTAAGAGGGGAAAAAGTCTGTGTTCAAGGTCTAGAAAAATTACCAGATGGAGTTACGGGGTATGTAATAGGTGACGAGTGTAAATATAAGGTAGTTCTGGTTGAGAAAGAACCAGAAAGATATGAGGAAAACACGGTATATTTAAAACCTTATAAACTTGCTATAGGAATTGGTAGTAAAATTGAAACCGATCCAGCCGTAATAAAGAAAGGTATTCTTGAAACTTTGAATAAACTTAATTTATCCTTAAGTAGGGTTAAGGTTATTTCATCTATTAGGGAAAAAGTAAAAATCGTTGCTGATGAACTTGGAATAACCTTCAGATTGGTTACTAGGGACGAAATAGAGACATTTAACGATGAGTGTTTATCACCACAGTCTGAAAAGCTGAAAGAGATTGGTCTGAAAGGTGTTGCAGAAGTTTCAGCATTAATAGCTGGTGGCAAGGAGGCTAAATTACTTTTAAGAAAAATTACTTATAATAATGAAGTAACTATAGCTATAGCGGGATTTGAATGA
- a CDS encoding precorrin-3B C(17)-methyltransferase has protein sequence MAGKIYIIGIGPGDEKNRTLRMLEAIKESDVIIAYTTYADLIKDLTDGKEVITARMKEELYRAKMAIKKALEGHTVALVSSGDPQVYGMAPPTLEMMCANNVNVDFEIIPGVTAALAAAARLGSPLSMDFAVISLSDLLVPAEEILHRVRKAAEGDFVIALYNPINKPLLLKAMEIIAEYRKGETPVGIVKGAYRENEEVIVTTLSEWKKYLDKINMVTMMIIGNSRSYICNGKIITPRGYTSRYDYVNAFNS, from the coding sequence ATGGCGGGTAAAATTTACATAATCGGTATTGGTCCTGGAGATGAAAAAAACCGTACTTTAAGAATGCTAGAGGCTATAAAAGAAAGTGACGTTATAATTGCGTACACGACTTACGCTGATTTAATTAAGGATTTAACCGATGGAAAAGAGGTTATCACAGCAAGGATGAAAGAGGAATTATATAGGGCTAAAATGGCAATAAAGAAAGCTTTGGAGGGTCATACTGTTGCTTTAGTTTCTAGTGGTGATCCCCAAGTTTATGGAATGGCACCACCAACACTTGAGATGATGTGTGCTAATAATGTTAACGTTGACTTTGAAATTATACCAGGTGTTACTGCAGCTTTAGCTGCAGCAGCAAGATTAGGTTCACCATTATCAATGGATTTTGCAGTGATTAGCTTAAGCGACCTTTTAGTACCTGCAGAAGAAATTCTTCATAGAGTTAGGAAAGCTGCTGAAGGTGACTTTGTAATTGCTCTTTACAATCCTATAAATAAGCCTTTACTTTTAAAGGCGATGGAGATAATAGCTGAATATAGAAAAGGCGAAACACCAGTTGGTATAGTAAAAGGTGCTTATAGGGAAAATGAGGAAGTTATCGTAACTACTTTATCAGAGTGGAAAAAATATCTTGATAAAATAAATATGGTTACTATGATGATTATTGGTAATTCTCGTTCATATATATGTAATGGTAAAATAATAACTCCAAGAGGTTATACGTCGAGGTATGATTATGTCAATGCTTTCAACTCTTAA
- a CDS encoding isoaspartyl peptidase/L-asparaginase, translated as MKYTKPVLVVHGGAGDWSKRDYEKGLTEIKKTLERGYEEFKKGSAIEAVVEAIAYMEDSGVFDAGIGSVKNSEGEVEMDAGIMHGNSWKVGAVASVKAKNPIKEALKVMLDGRHVLLVGERGERSITNFIGNNGGDTVGAVALDEQGNLVAGTSTGGISGKLPGRVGDSPIPGAGYYATPRVAVSSTGIGEIILRILPAKEVDMLVSMGFSIEDSVRAVINKITELFGKSNVGLIGIDYKGYATAYYNTVGMARGVKDKNIVRVFVFEGEI; from the coding sequence ATGAAATACACAAAACCCGTTTTAGTTGTCCATGGAGGAGCTGGAGATTGGAGTAAAAGAGACTATGAAAAGGGACTTACAGAGATCAAAAAAACGTTAGAAAGGGGTTATGAAGAATTTAAAAAAGGTAGTGCTATTGAAGCTGTTGTTGAGGCTATCGCATATATGGAGGACTCTGGAGTATTTGATGCTGGTATAGGGAGCGTTAAGAACTCTGAAGGAGAAGTGGAAATGGATGCTGGAATTATGCATGGTAATAGTTGGAAAGTAGGTGCTGTGGCTTCGGTTAAGGCTAAAAATCCCATAAAAGAAGCACTAAAAGTTATGCTTGACGGTAGACATGTCCTTTTAGTTGGCGAAAGGGGTGAAAGGTCGATAACCAATTTTATTGGAAATAACGGTGGAGATACTGTCGGTGCTGTTGCCTTAGACGAACAAGGTAATTTAGTAGCTGGGACAAGTACTGGAGGAATTTCTGGCAAATTACCAGGTAGAGTTGGTGACTCCCCAATACCTGGTGCTGGATACTATGCAACTCCTAGAGTTGCAGTTTCTTCTACTGGTATTGGTGAAATTATTCTTAGGATTTTACCGGCTAAAGAAGTAGATATGTTAGTTTCCATGGGTTTCTCAATAGAGGATTCTGTTAGGGCTGTTATCAATAAGATTACTGAACTATTTGGCAAGAGTAATGTAGGCTTAATTGGGATAGATTATAAAGGATATGCTACTGCTTATTATAACACTGTTGGAATGGCAAGGGGAGTAAAGGATAAGAATATAGTTAGAGTCTTTGTTTTTGAGGGAGAAATCTAA
- a CDS encoding cobalt-precorrin-7 (C(5))-methyltransferase → MTLYVIGVGPGDPSLITVKGLEVLRDSKVVTGWGSVIERFSSYIQGKQVIRLNYKEEEKQLNEIMKLAKNENVAFLNHGDPAVSDFQLLNKLKKLCMDNRVELVIIPGVSSIIRALHIIGKDLSEIVFLTFHVRGEINYDEIKKFLNTGRGILINPEPYPDGVKRIALKLKEYGCNFITLTIMEKLTYQDEKVYNFNVDEIITRDLKFSDLTIVYIPPCSFS, encoded by the coding sequence ATGACACTTTATGTAATTGGCGTTGGGCCTGGTGACCCAAGTTTAATTACAGTTAAGGGGTTAGAAGTTTTGAGAGATAGTAAAGTAGTTACTGGCTGGGGAAGCGTAATAGAGCGTTTTTCTTCTTATATTCAGGGTAAGCAAGTAATCAGATTAAATTATAAAGAAGAGGAGAAACAACTTAACGAGATTATGAAATTAGCCAAGAACGAGAATGTGGCTTTCCTTAATCACGGTGATCCTGCTGTTTCTGATTTTCAGTTGTTAAATAAGTTGAAGAAATTATGTATGGATAACAGAGTAGAGTTAGTTATTATACCCGGTGTTTCTTCAATAATTAGGGCATTACATATTATAGGAAAAGACCTTTCAGAAATAGTCTTTCTTACTTTTCATGTTAGGGGAGAAATTAATTATGATGAAATTAAGAAGTTTCTAAATACCGGTAGAGGAATTTTAATTAACCCAGAGCCTTATCCAGATGGCGTTAAAAGGATTGCATTAAAGTTGAAAGAATATGGCTGTAATTTTATTACTTTGACTATAATGGAAAAGTTAACATATCAAGATGAAAAAGTGTATAATTTTAATGTTGACGAGATTATAACGCGTGATCTAAAATTTAGTGATCTTACTATAGTTTATATTCCTCCTTGTTCCTTTTCTTAG
- a CDS encoding DUF302 domain-containing protein: MHIVKCKFSFNECEEKIKNEIKRLNAILFTEIDHKKNAEEVGLELNKCKVLYFGNPKVGTILMQKKIEISYDLPLRVSIWEKDGETYIAYKLPSEIAKEYSIESEVLKKMDEFIQTIISSVT; this comes from the coding sequence ATGCATATCGTTAAATGTAAATTTAGCTTTAACGAATGTGAAGAAAAGATAAAAAATGAAATAAAAAGATTAAATGCAATACTATTTACTGAAATCGATCATAAAAAGAACGCTGAAGAGGTAGGACTAGAATTAAATAAATGTAAAGTTCTCTATTTTGGAAACCCTAAGGTAGGCACTATTTTAATGCAAAAGAAGATTGAAATATCTTATGATCTTCCTTTGAGAGTATCTATATGGGAAAAGGACGGGGAAACTTATATTGCTTATAAATTACCGAGTGAGATAGCTAAAGAATATAGTATAGAGAGCGAGGTTCTGAAGAAAATGGATGAGTTTATCCAAACAATTATTAGCTCAGTTACATAA
- a CDS encoding MFS transporter yields MNWKINFLGAYLSWVMDSYDLGAVVITSTILGKLFYPTLGLLGAVLPIVFTVVFRPIGSLIFGLFADWKGRKSILTITVLGYSLAIGLTAFLPTYYQAGILATVLLSILRVFQGIFIGGDVSSSFTLAMESVFTRRGLFSGITQSGTLVGFVIVDLLFTYFAKDPTFLITEGWRIIFLVGILPAILAIIIRYKVTESEIYLKSEKKPVSQGLRPIFQTILVMIGFWLMIYSGPQFVPVFLGNVLKLPSSVYGFLALIMNLIGIPAMILSGFLSDYIGRKSMAIIGSILSIFAGILLYLYSATSNLTFLITAFGFLINLPSAITPAYLAERFKTYSRATGVGFSYNGAFFVAGFAQIYISLLGKIMPVNYSALTVLTIGALFAIIGLAIGPETLKVNELKIS; encoded by the coding sequence ATGAACTGGAAAATAAACTTTCTTGGAGCTTATTTATCGTGGGTAATGGATTCTTATGATTTAGGGGCTGTAGTAATAACATCAACAATTTTAGGGAAACTTTTTTACCCTACACTAGGTTTATTAGGTGCAGTTCTTCCAATAGTATTTACTGTTGTATTTAGACCAATAGGCTCATTAATTTTTGGACTATTTGCAGATTGGAAGGGAAGAAAATCAATTTTAACCATTACAGTTTTAGGTTACTCCTTAGCAATAGGTTTAACGGCGTTTCTTCCTACATATTATCAAGCTGGAATATTGGCTACAGTACTCCTCAGCATTTTAAGAGTTTTTCAGGGAATTTTTATCGGTGGGGATGTCTCATCAAGTTTTACGCTTGCAATGGAAAGCGTATTTACTCGTAGGGGGCTATTTTCTGGAATAACACAGTCTGGCACGTTGGTGGGATTTGTAATAGTAGACTTGCTTTTCACTTACTTTGCTAAGGATCCAACATTTCTAATAACTGAGGGTTGGAGAATAATATTTCTTGTAGGTATTCTACCGGCAATTTTAGCTATAATAATACGGTATAAAGTTACAGAATCAGAAATTTACCTAAAATCTGAGAAAAAGCCTGTATCACAAGGATTGAGACCTATATTTCAAACAATTTTAGTAATGATAGGATTTTGGCTAATGATTTATTCTGGTCCTCAATTTGTACCAGTATTTTTAGGTAACGTGTTAAAGTTACCTTCATCTGTTTACGGTTTCCTAGCACTGATAATGAACCTAATAGGGATTCCTGCGATGATTCTTTCGGGTTTCTTGTCAGACTACATTGGGAGAAAAAGTATGGCTATCATAGGGTCTATTCTCTCTATATTTGCTGGAATATTACTTTACCTTTACTCGGCAACGTCTAATCTAACTTTTCTCATAACGGCTTTTGGATTTTTAATTAATCTACCTTCAGCGATTACTCCAGCCTATTTGGCTGAAAGGTTTAAGACATATAGTAGGGCTACTGGTGTAGGATTTTCTTATAACGGTGCATTTTTCGTTGCAGGCTTTGCACAAATATATATCTCTTTATTAGGTAAAATAATGCCAGTTAATTACTCAGCCTTAACGGTATTAACAATTGGTGCTTTATTTGCTATAATTGGCTTGGCTATAGGACCAGAAACTCTAAAGGTAAATGAATTAAAAATAAGTTAA
- a CDS encoding ATP-binding protein, whose product MTVIKILNNLLGENLLDNMFSYTEIFSDKERFIPELLYGREDALRKLVDLVSKQDLTLFFIKGPRRSGKSSLLLTLLKILSNGEYKQKFNVKDNWIPIMVKLDAVTSPLSLSNLLLRRGLTNYTLKRLNVKKIPTYAKVFSEKIEEQLTVGRALGGGISLGNIGASVSKGKNFAFPYSIDLSLVSDILYESAEGSKIIIMFDELQYIYENWKDNKSIFLQFLKKISDEYYDRIKVVMTGSVIRPAELLLSKDYTEELHGRHIEEYNIGEISFDDAEKMLIDGFTSANVNYNDYILSSALNLTFRIPGWLAYFGKYYVETGKLLEAINKSYEEMGSLVREELGKLKRIKKREYYDTAVNMLAKKGILTPLELSKQLNISAHEAEIILNNLNYIDFINEKGELKDYTIASLRNDFEEMICPICNSGRALVLKGLHYFVRFSCKHVVKL is encoded by the coding sequence TTGACTGTCATAAAAATCCTTAATAATTTACTAGGGGAGAATTTGTTAGATAATATGTTTTCTTACACTGAGATATTCAGCGATAAAGAGAGATTTATCCCAGAATTACTATATGGTAGGGAAGATGCTCTGAGGAAGCTAGTTGATTTAGTTTCTAAGCAAGATCTCACATTGTTCTTCATAAAAGGACCTAGAAGGAGTGGTAAATCCAGTCTATTACTTACGCTATTAAAGATTTTAAGCAATGGTGAATACAAGCAGAAATTCAATGTTAAAGATAACTGGATCCCTATAATGGTAAAGTTAGATGCCGTGACTAGTCCCCTTTCTTTGTCTAATTTACTATTGAGAAGAGGATTAACTAATTATACTTTAAAAAGGTTAAACGTTAAAAAAATACCAACTTATGCTAAAGTATTTAGTGAAAAGATTGAGGAACAACTTACAGTAGGAAGAGCTCTAGGTGGCGGAATCTCACTAGGAAATATTGGAGCTTCTGTTAGTAAAGGAAAGAACTTTGCGTTTCCTTACTCAATTGATTTATCACTAGTTAGTGATATTTTATACGAGTCTGCTGAGGGTTCTAAGATAATTATTATGTTTGATGAGTTACAGTATATCTATGAGAACTGGAAAGATAATAAGTCAATTTTTCTTCAATTTTTAAAGAAGATTTCTGACGAATATTATGATAGGATAAAAGTAGTTATGACAGGGTCAGTAATCAGACCTGCAGAATTGTTACTGAGTAAAGATTATACTGAAGAGCTTCACGGTAGACATATCGAAGAGTATAATATAGGAGAGATTTCTTTCGATGATGCAGAAAAGATGCTTATAGATGGTTTTACTTCAGCTAATGTAAATTATAATGATTATATACTTTCATCAGCCCTCAATTTGACCTTTAGGATACCCGGATGGTTAGCTTACTTCGGTAAATATTACGTTGAAACAGGAAAGCTCTTAGAAGCGATTAATAAAAGTTATGAGGAAATGGGGTCTCTAGTAAGAGAAGAATTAGGAAAACTAAAAAGGATAAAAAAAAGAGAATATTACGATACTGCGGTAAATATGCTAGCGAAAAAAGGAATCCTTACACCTTTAGAACTTTCTAAGCAACTTAACATAAGTGCTCATGAAGCAGAAATTATTTTAAATAATCTAAATTATATCGATTTCATAAACGAAAAAGGCGAGCTCAAGGACTATACTATTGCGTCATTAAGGAATGATTTCGAAGAAATGATTTGTCCTATATGCAATTCTGGAAGAGCATTAGTTTTGAAAGGATTACATTATTTTGTGAGATTTTCTTGCAAACATGTAGTTAAATTGTAA
- the cbiD gene encoding cobalt-precorrin-5B (C(1))-methyltransferase CbiD has translation MIMSMLSTLKRFGITTGATAAASAKASVIYLFRNETPKSVTIPTPIGLRLEIPVDDYERRGEEYCATVTKFSGDNPDVLNGLKIVSCSTKCDSGIFIEGGNGIGVVTKPGLKVEVGEKAINPIARQMIIDAINEVTTDGVKVRIEVPDGEKIAELTMNKDVGVINGISILGTTGIEYPISDDEYLEHIKSEICVVKALGKKKLILAPGNTSFEFARKRYGDNVVKIGDRVGDSIRLAIEQGFTHIVLVSLPGKITKVASGLMNTHSKYGDARIETLTHAAVLAKLDIEKINKIANSATVTEAITYLLPEERKTLFSIVAKRVLQRLRKIVKNDVKLGVVIISEEGEVLAEEGEL, from the coding sequence ATGATTATGTCAATGCTTTCAACTCTTAAAAGATTTGGAATAACAACCGGGGCTACTGCAGCGGCATCAGCAAAGGCCTCTGTTATCTATTTATTTCGTAATGAAACTCCTAAAAGTGTTACAATTCCAACTCCAATTGGTTTAAGACTAGAAATTCCGGTAGATGACTATGAAAGAAGAGGAGAAGAATACTGTGCTACAGTTACAAAATTTTCTGGGGACAACCCAGATGTATTAAATGGATTAAAGATTGTTAGCTGTAGTACAAAGTGTGATTCCGGAATTTTCATAGAAGGAGGAAATGGGATAGGTGTAGTTACTAAACCAGGACTTAAAGTAGAAGTGGGTGAAAAAGCGATAAATCCAATAGCAAGACAAATGATAATAGATGCTATAAATGAAGTAACCACTGATGGTGTAAAGGTTAGGATCGAAGTTCCAGATGGTGAAAAAATAGCCGAACTTACAATGAATAAGGACGTTGGAGTTATTAACGGTATTTCAATTTTAGGAACTACTGGTATTGAGTATCCTATCAGTGATGATGAATATCTTGAGCACATAAAAAGTGAGATATGCGTTGTTAAGGCTTTAGGGAAGAAGAAGTTAATCTTAGCACCAGGTAATACTAGCTTTGAGTTTGCCAGGAAACGTTATGGCGATAATGTAGTAAAGATAGGAGATAGAGTAGGTGATTCAATAAGGTTAGCAATTGAGCAAGGTTTTACTCATATAGTTTTAGTCAGCTTACCTGGGAAAATAACTAAAGTTGCATCTGGTTTAATGAACACCCATAGTAAATATGGTGATGCAAGAATAGAAACCTTAACTCACGCAGCAGTTCTAGCGAAATTAGACATTGAAAAGATAAATAAGATAGCTAACTCTGCTACTGTGACAGAAGCAATTACATACCTTTTACCAGAGGAAAGAAAGACACTCTTCAGCATAGTAGCTAAAAGAGTTCTTCAGAGGTTAAGGAAGATTGTGAAAAATGATGTGAAATTAGGTGTAGTTATTATTTCTGAAGAAGGAGAAGTTTTAGCTGAGGAGGGTGAGTTATGA